Proteins encoded in a region of the Bubalus bubalis isolate 160015118507 breed Murrah chromosome 9, NDDB_SH_1, whole genome shotgun sequence genome:
- the SLC25A42 gene encoding mitochondrial coenzyme A transporter SLC25A42 has translation MGTGVKEGVVRLRDDAEPVLPAHVSSKSDHRQVLSSLLSGALAGALAKTAVAPLDRTKIIFQVSSKRFSAKEAFRLLYFTYLHEGFLSLWRGNSATMVRVVPYAAIQFSAHEEYKRLLGSYYGFRGEALPPWPRLLAGALAGTTAASLTYPLDLVRARMAVTPKEMYSNIFHVFIRISREEGLKTLYHGFVPTVLGVIPYAGLSFFTYETLKSLHREYSGRPQPYPFERMIFGACAGLIGQSASYPLDVVRRRMQTAGVTGHQRTSIVRTMRTIVREEGVVRGLYKGLSMNWLKGPIAVGISFTTFDLMQILLRHLQS, from the exons AGTGATCACAGGCAAGTTCTCAGCTCCCTTCTGTCTGGGGCACTGGCTGGTGCTCTTGCCAAAACAGCTGTAGCTCCCCTGGACCGAACCAAAATCATCTTCCAAG tgtcctCAAAAAGATTTTCTGCCAAG GAGGCCTTCCGGCTCCTCTACTTCACCTACCTCCACGAAGGCTTCTTGAGCCTGTGGCGCGGTAACTCGGCCACCATGGTGCGTGTGGTGCCCTACGCCGCCATCCAGTTCAGCGCACACGAGGAGTACAAACGCCTCCTGGGCAGCTACTACGGCTTCCGTGGAGA GGCCCTGCCCCCTTGGCCCCGCCTCCTCGCCGGCGCGCTGGCTGGAACCACGGCCGCCTCGCTGACCTACCCGCTGGACCTGGTCAGAGCGCGGATGGCTGTGACCCCAAAGGAAAT GTACAGCAACATCTTCCACGTCTTCATCCGCATCTCGAGAGAAGAGGGGCTGAAGACCCTCTACCACGGATTTGTTCCGACCGTGCTGGGGGTCATTCCCTACGCCGGCCTGAGCTTCTTCACCTATGAGACCCTCAAGAGCCTGCACCGAG AGTACAGCGGCCGCCCGCAGCCCTACCCCTTTGAGCGCATGATTTTCGGAGCCTGCGCCGGCCTCATCGGGCAGTCTGCCTCTTACCCGCTGGACGTGGTGCGGCGGCGCATGCAGACGGCTGGCGTCACAGGCCACCAGCGCACCTCCATCGTGCGCACGATGCGCACCATCGTGCGGGAGGAGGGCGTGGTGCGCGGCCTCTACAAAGGCCTGAGCATGAACTGGCTCAAGGGTCCCATCGCCGTGGGCATCAGCTTCACCACCTTCGACCTCATGCAGATCCTGCTGCGACACCTGCAGAGCTAG